The Streptococcus oralis Uo5 genome includes a window with the following:
- a CDS encoding NADPH-dependent FMN reductase, whose amino-acid sequence MLKLIAIVGTNSKRSTNRQLLQYMQKHFADKAEIELVEIKDIPVFNKPADKLLPAEILEIAAKIEEADGVIIGTPEYDHSIPAVLMSALAWLSYGIYPLLNKPIMITGASYGTLGSSRAQLQLRQILNAPEIKANVLPDEFLLSHSLQAFNPSGDLVDLDVIKKLDAIFDDFRIFVKITEKLRNAQELLRKDAEEFDWENL is encoded by the coding sequence ATGCTAAAACTTATTGCCATTGTTGGAACGAACTCTAAACGTTCTACAAACCGCCAATTGCTCCAATACATGCAAAAACACTTTGCTGATAAAGCTGAAATTGAACTCGTTGAAATCAAGGACATTCCTGTTTTCAACAAACCTGCAGATAAACTTCTTCCCGCTGAAATTCTTGAAATTGCAGCTAAAATTGAAGAGGCTGATGGTGTGATTATCGGTACTCCTGAGTACGACCACTCTATCCCTGCAGTTTTAATGAGCGCTCTTGCTTGGCTATCTTACGGTATCTACCCACTTTTGAACAAACCAATCATGATCACTGGTGCTTCCTATGGTACTCTTGGTTCATCTCGTGCTCAATTGCAACTTCGTCAAATCTTGAACGCTCCTGAAATTAAGGCAAATGTTCTACCAGATGAATTCTTGCTCTCACACTCTCTTCAAGCATTTAACCCAAGTGGCGACTTGGTTGACCTTGACGTCATCAAGAAATTGGATGCCATCTTTGATGACTTCCGTATCTTTGTGAAAATTACTGAAAAATTGCGCAATGCACAAGAATTGCTTCGCAAAGATGCTGAAGAATTTGACTGGGAAAATTTGTAA
- the glyQ gene encoding glycine--tRNA ligase subunit alpha — MSKKLTFQEIILTLQQFWNDQGCMLMQAYDNEKGAGTMSPYTFLRAIGPEPWNAAYVEPSRRPADGRYGENPNRLYQHHQFQVVMKPSPSNIQELYLESLEKLGINPLEHDIRFVEDNWENPSTGSAGLGWEVWLDGMEITQFTYFQQVGGLATGPVTAEVTYGLERLASYIQEVDSVYDIEWADGVKYGEIFIQPEYEHSKYSFDISDQEMLLENFDKFEKEAGRALGEGLVHPAYDYVLKCSHTFNLLDARGAVSVTERAGYIARIRNLARVVAKTFVAERKRLGYPLLDEATRAKLLAEDAE, encoded by the coding sequence ATGTCTAAAAAATTGACTTTCCAGGAAATCATCCTTACTTTACAACAATTTTGGAATGACCAAGGTTGTATGCTGATGCAGGCTTATGATAATGAGAAAGGTGCGGGGACGATGAGTCCTTACACTTTCCTTCGTGCTATTGGTCCTGAGCCATGGAATGCGGCTTATGTGGAGCCATCACGTCGTCCTGCTGACGGTCGTTATGGGGAAAACCCTAACCGTCTTTACCAACACCACCAATTCCAAGTGGTCATGAAACCTTCTCCATCAAATATCCAAGAACTTTATCTTGAGTCTTTAGAAAAATTGGGAATCAATCCTTTGGAACACGATATTCGTTTTGTTGAGGACAACTGGGAAAACCCATCAACTGGTTCGGCTGGTCTTGGATGGGAAGTTTGGCTTGATGGGATGGAAATCACTCAGTTCACTTATTTCCAACAAGTTGGTGGATTGGCAACTGGCCCTGTGACTGCGGAAGTTACCTATGGTTTAGAACGCTTGGCTTCTTATATTCAAGAAGTTGATTCTGTCTATGATATCGAGTGGGCCGATGGTGTAAAATACGGAGAAATCTTCATCCAGCCTGAGTACGAGCACTCAAAATATTCGTTTGATATTTCTGATCAAGAAATGTTGCTTGAAAATTTTGATAAGTTTGAAAAAGAAGCTGGTCGTGCCTTGGGAGAGGGTTTGGTTCACCCTGCTTATGACTATGTTCTCAAATGTTCACATACCTTTAACCTGCTTGACGCGCGTGGTGCCGTATCCGTAACTGAGCGCGCAGGCTATATCGCTCGTATCCGTAACTTGGCCCGTGTCGTAGCCAAAACCTTTGTCGCAGAACGCAAACGCCTAGGCTACCCACTTTTGGATGAAGCAACACGAGCTAAACTCCTAGCAGAAGACGCAGAATAG
- a CDS encoding DUF896 family protein, which produces MDPKKIARINELAKKKKTEGLTSAEKVEQAKLREEYIEGYRRSVRHHIEGIKIVDEEGNDVTPEKLRQVQREKGLHGRSIDDPNS; this is translated from the coding sequence ATGGATCCGAAAAAAATCGCTCGTATCAACGAGCTTGCCAAAAAGAAAAAAACAGAAGGCTTAACTTCTGCTGAAAAAGTGGAACAAGCTAAACTTCGTGAGGAGTATATCGAAGGTTATCGTCGTTCTGTTCGTCACCACATTGAAGGAATTAAAATTGTGGACGAGGAAGGAAATGACGTCACACCAGAAAAACTACGCCAAGTACAACGTGAAAAAGGTTTGCACGGCCGTAGTATAGATGATCCTAACTCATAA
- the glyS gene encoding glycine--tRNA ligase subunit beta, which yields MTKNLLVELGLEELPAYVVTPSEKQLGEKTAAFLKENRLSFEAIQTFSTPRRLAVRVTGLADKQSDLTEDFKGPAKKIALDGDGNFTKAAQGFVRGKGLTVEDIKFREIKGEEYVYVTKEEVGQPVENIVPGVVDVLKSLTFPVSMHWANNTFEYIRPVHTLTVLLDEQEFDLDFLDIKGGRVSRGHRFLGQETKIQSALSYEEDLRAQFVIVDPREREQMIVDQIKAIEAEHGVRIEIDADLLNEVLNLVEYPTAFMGSFDAKYLEVPEEVLVTSMKEHQRYFVVRDQDGKLLPNFISVRNGNAEHLENVIKGNEKVLVARLEDGEFFWREDQKLVISDLVEKLNHVTFHEKIGSLREHMIRTGQIAILLAEKAGLSVDETVDLARAAAIYKFDLLTGMVGEFDELQGIMGEKYALLAGEIPAVAAAIREHYMPTAAEGELPESKVGAILAIADKLDTILSFFSVGLIPSGSNDPYALRRATQGVVRILDAFGWHIAMDELIDSLYALKFDSLTYENKAEVMDFIKARVDKMMGSTPKDIKEAVLASSNFVVADMLEVASALVEASKKEDFKSSVESLSRAFNLAEKAEGSDAVDSALFENEEEKALAEAVESLVLSGTASQQLEQLFALSPVIDAFFENTMVMAEDQTVRQNRLAILSQLTKKAAKLARFNQINTK from the coding sequence ATGACAAAAAACTTATTAGTAGAACTCGGTCTTGAAGAGTTACCAGCCTACGTAGTAACTCCAAGCGAAAAACAACTAGGTGAAAAAACGGCGGCCTTCCTCAAAGAGAATCGCCTGTCTTTTGAAGCCATTCAAACTTTCTCAACACCACGCCGTTTGGCTGTTCGTGTGACTGGTCTTGCAGACAAACAGTCTGATTTGACAGAAGATTTCAAGGGACCAGCAAAGAAAATTGCCTTGGATGGTGATGGAAACTTCACCAAAGCAGCTCAAGGATTTGTCCGTGGGAAAGGCTTGACAGTTGAAGATATTAAATTCCGTGAAATCAAGGGTGAAGAATATGTCTATGTTACCAAGGAAGAAGTGGGCCAACCAGTTGAGAACATTGTTCCAGGTGTAGTAGACGTCTTGAAGTCCTTGACTTTCCCTGTTAGCATGCACTGGGCTAACAACACTTTTGAGTATATCCGCCCTGTACACACTTTGACAGTTCTCTTGGACGAGCAAGAGTTTGATTTGGATTTCCTTGATATCAAGGGTGGTCGTGTGAGCCGTGGTCATCGTTTCTTGGGACAAGAAACCAAGATTCAGTCAGCATTGAGCTATGAAGAAGACCTTCGTGCACAGTTTGTAATCGTGGATCCTCGTGAACGTGAGCAAATGATTGTTGACCAAATCAAGGCAATCGAAGCTGAACATGGTGTACGTATCGAAATTGATGCTGATTTGCTCAATGAAGTCTTGAACTTGGTTGAATACCCAACTGCCTTTATGGGAAGTTTTGATGCCAAATACCTTGAAGTTCCAGAAGAAGTCTTGGTGACTTCGATGAAGGAACACCAACGTTACTTCGTTGTCCGAGATCAAGATGGAAAACTCTTGCCAAACTTCATTTCAGTCCGTAACGGAAACGCAGAGCATTTGGAAAATGTTATCAAAGGAAATGAAAAAGTCTTGGTAGCCCGCTTGGAAGACGGAGAATTCTTCTGGCGTGAAGACCAAAAATTGGTCATTTCTGACCTAGTCGAAAAATTGAACCATGTGACCTTCCACGAAAAGATTGGTTCTCTTCGTGAACACATGATTCGTACGGGGCAGATTGCCATTCTCTTGGCAGAAAAAGCTGGTTTGTCAGTGGATGAAACAGTTGACCTAGCTCGTGCAGCAGCTATTTACAAGTTTGACTTGTTGACGGGTATGGTTGGTGAGTTTGATGAGCTCCAAGGTATTATGGGTGAAAAATATGCCCTTCTTGCTGGTGAAATTCCAGCGGTGGCAGCTGCTATTCGTGAACACTACATGCCGACAGCTGCTGAAGGAGAACTTCCAGAGAGCAAGGTTGGAGCCATTCTAGCCATTGCAGACAAATTGGATACGATTTTGAGTTTCTTCTCAGTAGGCTTGATTCCATCAGGTTCTAACGACCCTTATGCCCTTCGTCGTGCGACGCAAGGTGTGGTTCGTATCTTGGATGCTTTTGGTTGGCACATTGCTATGGATGAGTTGATTGATAGCCTTTATGCTTTGAAATTCGACAGCTTGACTTATGAAAATAAAGCAGAGGTTATGGACTTTATCAAGGCTCGTGTTGATAAGATGATGGGTTCTACTCCAAAAGATATCAAGGAAGCAGTCCTTGCAAGTTCAAACTTTGTTGTGGCGGATATGCTGGAAGTAGCAAGTGCTCTTGTCGAAGCAAGCAAGAAAGAAGATTTCAAATCGTCTGTCGAATCCCTCTCACGTGCTTTCAACTTGGCTGAGAAAGCAGAAGGATCTGATGCTGTTGATTCTGCTCTTTTTGAAAATGAAGAAGAGAAAGCCTTGGCAGAAGCCGTAGAATCACTCGTCTTGTCAGGAACTGCAAGTCAGCAATTAGAACAACTCTTTGCGCTTAGCCCAGTTATTGATGCTTTCTTTGAAAATACCATGGTGATGGCTGAAGATCAGACTGTCCGACAAAATCGCTTGGCTATCTTGTCGCAATTAACCAAAAAAGCAGCTAAACTTGCACGTTTCAACCAAATTAATACTAAATAA
- a CDS encoding NAD(P)H-dependent oxidoreductase — protein MKFVGLVGSNYDQSYNRKLLEFIRRNFKFKFELEVLEIDEVPMFNQDEKWDESFQLRFLYNKITRADGVIIATPEHNHTISASLKSVLEWLSYEVHPFENKPVMIVGASYYDQGTSRAQVHLRKILDAPGVNAYTLPGNEFLLGKAKEAFDNNGNITNEGTVKFLETCLDNFVKYVGVVSKLKKPKPIEPEDLDCGKPIATTITEVDPDDPEWVEKVAAITGAVSGDTYVKLDHGILTVNQIDMFLKAMPFELTYADDNNQFLYYNNAHQDPDTMFAKRVPPQSGSRMSTVHGSLPPARMKNVEWVIGTLRNGNQEYVRTIVPGSPAGVINTHNYQAMYYPDGSYAGINEIVFNFQPWLDWYLKETGQRLVGGSGPFAPAAGGHGDADATSGASDSGDAGGHGGDADATSGASN, from the coding sequence ATGAAATTTGTTGGACTTGTTGGATCAAACTACGATCAATCATATAACCGCAAACTCTTGGAATTTATTCGTCGCAATTTCAAATTCAAATTTGAATTAGAAGTCCTTGAAATTGACGAAGTTCCAATGTTTAACCAAGACGAAAAATGGGACGAAAGCTTCCAATTGCGTTTCTTGTATAACAAGATTACACGTGCTGATGGTGTCATTATCGCTACTCCTGAGCACAACCACACTATCTCAGCTTCACTCAAATCTGTACTCGAATGGCTTTCATACGAAGTTCATCCATTTGAAAACAAACCTGTTATGATTGTGGGAGCATCATACTATGACCAAGGAACATCACGTGCCCAAGTTCACCTTCGTAAAATCCTTGATGCTCCAGGTGTTAATGCCTACACGCTTCCAGGTAACGAATTCCTTCTTGGTAAAGCTAAGGAAGCTTTTGATAACAATGGAAACATCACCAACGAAGGAACTGTTAAATTCCTTGAAACTTGCTTAGATAACTTTGTTAAATACGTAGGAGTCGTTTCGAAATTGAAAAAACCAAAACCAATCGAACCAGAAGACTTGGATTGTGGAAAACCAATTGCTACAACCATTACTGAAGTTGATCCTGACGATCCAGAATGGGTAGAAAAAGTTGCAGCAATCACTGGAGCTGTTTCTGGTGATACCTATGTCAAACTGGACCACGGTATCCTTACAGTTAACCAAATCGATATGTTCTTGAAAGCTATGCCATTTGAATTGACATACGCTGACGACAACAACCAATTCCTCTACTACAACAACGCTCACCAAGATCCAGACACCATGTTTGCTAAACGTGTACCACCTCAATCAGGTAGCCGTATGTCGACTGTTCATGGTTCTCTTCCACCAGCACGTATGAAGAATGTAGAGTGGGTTATCGGAACACTTCGCAACGGAAACCAAGAATACGTCCGTACGATCGTTCCAGGTTCTCCTGCAGGTGTCATCAACACACACAACTACCAAGCAATGTACTATCCTGATGGATCATACGCTGGTATCAATGAAATTGTCTTTAACTTCCAACCATGGCTTGACTGGTACCTAAAAGAGACTGGTCAACGTTTGGTGGGTGGTAGCGGACCATTTGCCCCTGCTGCTGGAGGTCATGGAGACGCCGATGCTACTTCTGGTGCTTCTGATTCAGGTGATGCTGGAGGCCACGGTGGTGACGCTGACGCTACTTCTGGTGCAAGCAACTAA
- a CDS encoding GFA family protein, producing the protein MLTGSCLCKAVTYTLDEALLELVFCHCSFCRKATASAYTVNAKVSSKNLVLHGKEQLVTYSSSPGKQRYYCQNCHSQIFTAQENIPEVCALKLGTIDECDQNLQTVPKRHIFQDPAFSWLLDE; encoded by the coding sequence ATGCTTACAGGATCTTGTTTATGTAAAGCAGTGACCTACACTTTAGATGAGGCATTGTTGGAATTAGTTTTTTGCCACTGCTCATTCTGTCGGAAAGCAACTGCGTCTGCCTATACAGTGAATGCCAAAGTTAGCAGTAAAAACCTAGTATTGCATGGAAAAGAACAGTTGGTTACCTATAGTTCATCTCCAGGGAAACAACGCTATTACTGTCAGAACTGTCATAGTCAAATTTTCACTGCTCAAGAAAATATACCAGAAGTCTGTGCTTTGAAACTAGGTACAATAGACGAATGCGATCAGAATTTACAAACGGTTCCCAAACGTCATATTTTTCAGGACCCAGCTTTTTCTTGGTTGCTTGATGAATAA